Genomic DNA from Deinococcus sonorensis KR-87:
CTGGGCCAGACCACCACACCCTCCATCAGTGCCGTCGGAGGACGACCCCGAGGAAGCCCGCCTGGCGGACGTTGACGGTCTGCCGTGGCCGCTCAACCGTCCCGGGTGGCTTGCCTGGTCATGATGACCGGCACCACGCCGCCGGTGGGGCTCCCCTGCCGAGGTGAACCGCGCGGGCGGGTGACCACCTGCGCATGAACAGATGAAGGACCGCGTCTCGTGCCCTGATGGAGAAAAGTGTCAGGGCACGGTTTTTAGGATGCAGAGGTTGATGAGTGATTCCCAGACCGGTCCAGCCCACCCGCCCGCGCGCAGTGTTGCGGTCATCACCGACTTTGTCTTTCATTACTACGCCGCCCGGCTGCTCGCGGGGGTGAAGTCGGTCCTGCAGGACCATGGCGTGCCCATGACTGTCTACATCGGGGGCCCCCTGGTGGTGGGCGAGCAGGGCTATGCGCAGTCCAGCGCCATCTATTCACTGATTCGTCCGGAACGTCACCGTGGCGCCCTGCTGTTCTCCCTGCCCCTGAGTCTGCGGCAGGAACCGGACGAACTGCTGGATCTGGTGGCCCGCCTCGCCCCGCTGCCGGTGGTCAGTGTCGGAAGGTCCCTGCCTGGTGTGGTGTCCGTGGAGGTCGACAACCGCACCGGGATGCAGGCCCTGATGGATCATCTGGTGGGAACCTGCGGGTACACGCATCTGGCGTTCGTTCGCGGTCAGCGGGGCAACAACGATTCCGCGGAGCGTGAGCGGATCTTCACGCAGACGCTGCGCCGTCATGGCCTCGCGGTGGACGAGCGGTCGTTCATCGACGGCGAATTCAGTATGTTGCGGGCCCAGGAGGCCACGCTCGCCTACCTGGAGAGCGGGGTCTCCCCGGAGCTCCAGGTGCTGGTGTGCGCCAATGACGACATGGCCGAGGGCGTGATGCGTGGGGTGCGCGCCGCTGGGAAGCGCATTCCTGAAGACATCGCGGTGGTGGGGTTCGATGACATGGAACTGGCGCGCACCACCCTTCCCCCTGACCACCGTGCGTCAGCCGGTGTTCCAGGAAGGGCAGCTGGCGGCCCGGAAGCTGCTGTCGCTGCTTCAGGGCCACTCCGCTGAGGATCTTGAGACGCTGCAGTCCACCCTGGTGGTCCGCGAGTCCTGCGGCGTCGAGGTGCGCGCCCCGGACCGGCCGGTCCAGGCGGCCGCCACCAGACGGGAGGCCCCGCCCGCAGCTCACCTGAGCTCACCGGTCCGGGAGGCCCTGGAACAGGCATTTCGCGTCTCGCTCCTGGACGAGGGCAATCAGGACTTTCTGTCGTTGTGGCGCGCCACCGTGATCACGGCCGTGCACACCGAGGGCGGCGCTGGCGAATGGGCTGACTTCCTGAATTCGTTGACCGAGCGGGTGCGCGCGGAACTGCCGGACGCGCCGCAGGAACGCTTCGGTCAGCTCACGCTGCGGGCCACCCAGATGGTGCTGGATGGCGTGCACAACCTGCGCGTCACCCTGCGCTCGCAGGAGGAGCAGCGCAGCCTGCGGGTCGCCCGGATGTTCGCCACACGCACCAGCGACGACCTGTTCACCGCCGTGGGCGAGTACCTGGACCACCTGAAGGTCAGGCGCTACATCCTGGCGCTGTACGAGCCGTACAGCCAGGCGCCCGCGCCATCCGCGCGGGTGGTGCTGGGCCAGGGCACAGGCGTCCCGGTGGACCGCGCCCCGTTTCCCTCCTCCAGCCTGCTGCCCAGCAGCATGGCCAGCGAGCTGCAGCGCGGCAGCGTGATGGTCGCGCCGCTGTACGCCGGCGACCTGCAGTTCGGCTACCTGCTGTATGACCGTCCGGATGCGCTTGCCGACGAACGCGAGGGCATTCTGCGGCTGTACTTCGATGATGAGACCCCGCTGCGCATGATCAGCCACGCGCTGCTCTACCAGCATGAACGCGCGAGAACGGAACGGCACGCGGCGGAACTCGAGCAGCAGGTTCACCGCCGCACCGAGCAGCTGCGGGAGGCGAATGACCACCTGCAGCACAGCGAGGGACGCTTCCGCTCCCTGGTGCAGAATGCGTCGGACCTGATCATGGTGCTGGACGCGCACTTGCGGGTGCTGTACGTCAGCCCCGCCGTCGAAGTGGTGTTCGGACACGCGGCCCCGGCGATGCTCGGGCAGCAGGTGCTGGACCACCTGCCGGCAGACCAGCATCACGGCGTCCGTGAGGTGGTGGCGGACCTGGTCTCCAGTGGCCTGGGCAGCAACGTGCGCACCGAGTTCCAGGTTCTGAACGCGGCCCGCGAGGCGCGCTGGCTGGAGGGACGGGTGACCAACCTGCTGACCGACCCGCATGTGCAGGGCCTGGTGGTGAACGCACGCGACATCACCGAGCAGATCCGCACCCGTGAGGCGCTGAGTGTCAGCCAGCAGCAGCTGATGTCCAGTGAACGCCTGGCCAGTCTGGGCCGCCTGACGGCCGGCCTGGCGCACGAGATCAACACGCCGCTGGCCGCCACCATGAACTACCTGCACGTCGCCCGCGGGCTGGTGCAGGAGTACCAGGGCTCCATCGGTCACGCCGGGGTCACCGACGCGGATCACCAGGAGATCGCCAGCGAGACCCTCGCGGCCCTGAACGAGGCCGGCAAGACCACCGCACGCATCGGGGAGTTCATCCGCCAGATGCGTGGCCATACCCGCGATACCGTCAGTGGCGTGGGCTCGTTTGACCCGTTCAAGCTCGCCTCGGATACCCTCACCATGGTGGCGCACGAGGCGCGCGCCGCACAGGTGGACCTGCACCTGGAGTTCTACCCGCTGCCGCTGCGGCTGCGGGGCGAACCGGGACGCTTCACGCAGGTGCTGACCAACCTGGTGATCAACGCCATTCACGCCTGCGAGGGACGCGCCGGGGCCCGGCGGGTGGACGTGCGCTTCCTGGAGCAGCAGGGAGGTGTGGACCTGCAGGTGCAGGACAACGGCAGCGGCATCGCCCCGGAGGTGATCGGGCACATCTTCGACGCCATGTTTACCACCAAAGAAGCCGGCAAGGGCACGGGGCTGGGGCTGGCCATTCTGCATGACATCGTCCACGGGCATTTCGGCGGCACCACCGAGGTTCAGACCGAGGTGGGGACCGGCACCGTCTTCACCGTGAGGTTTCCAGCGCGTGAAGGAGCGGCACAGGCTGGGTGAGCGGTGGCCCGGAGCGAGTGGCCGCACCCCGCTGCGCCCATGACATGCTCTTCCCAGTCATGAGCCCCATCGTGAACCTCCGGCAGCAGTGATGAACCGTGCGGCGTACCGGTTCATCACCGCTGCCGGATCGGGCGACATCCGGATGAAGACTGGTCCCCTGCAGCGCATCGACCAGCCCTGGGGCGCGGTGTGCGGCGTGGCCCCGGGTGACTCCGCCTCCGGTCGCGGCGCGAGACGTCCGGGAACCCTCAAGGCAGGGGTGGGGCGCCCGTGTGCGTCCCTCAACCAGCGGCAGGATACGTGTGGGGGCTGCGGCGTGACCCGGCGCCCGCCACGTCCCCTGGGGTGATCCGCGCCAGTGCGGCGCCGAGGCGGACCCTGCTTCCCAGCCCGGCGGCACTGTGGGCCGGCAGGTTCTGTCCTCACCTGTTCGAACCAGCAGTGGCGCGTTCACCGGACCGGCGCTCAGGGCGAGTTGAAGAAGCCGGCCGGCAGCACGCTGCGCGCGTTGTTGAGCGTCAGGTTGCCCTGCACCCAGTACGGCAGCCGCTGCCGGGCGTTGCTGTAGGTCAGGCGGGCGTCGTCGTTGACGGTCATCACGGCGTTCCAGCCCTGCCGCAGCGTCAGGTCGTAGCGGGTGCTCAGGCCGCGGCACTGGCCCTGGATTGCGGCCGCCCGGTCGCTGTACATCCAGCGCACCGTGCGCGACGGATTCGCCGGATCGTCCGCCTGAATCAACGGCCCCACCACCCGGTTGAGCGCCTTGCTGTACAGCAGCATCGTCTCGGCCTGGTAGACCCTGGGGTGGGCGCTGAGCGTCGGGCCGTCGCAGATCTCCAGCGCCGCGAGCCGGCGCGGCTGGGTGTCGGGGACCTGCAGGTAAAAGTGGTCCCCGGTGAGCGGCGCCAGACCCGCCACCGTGCCGCTGGCAACGCTGGTCAGGAACACGTACACGCCGCTGCTGCTGCCCATCAGGCGGGACACGACCGCGGGGTTGGCCAGTTGCCCCTGGATGCCCAGGGCGGAGGCGGGCGGGGCGAAGGCCAGGCCGAGCGCGACGAAGACAGGAAGCAGCTTCACGCCTGCAGGAAAGCGCAGCGCTGTCAGCTGGCCTTCAGGTGACGTGCCGCGGCGCACGCCAGCGCCCCCGTCAAGGGCGTGCTACGCGCCCGCTCCGCCAAGGACAACGTCACCGCGAGGTGCCCGGCTGGCCGAACGCTCTCGGAGGCGGTCGAATCGGTCGGCAAGGCGGGTGGAGATGGCCCGGAGCGGCGGGGCGGCGCCCTGACCAGCGGACTCCGCGCACGATCCTGTCTGGCCCGCCGGGTCCACGCACCATCACTCCGCCATTCGCTGTTCAACACTGGGGGTGTCCTTTGAAAACGCATGACCGCACACTCTGGGCATGACCGCGTCTTTTCCCCCGCCGTTTCAGGTGAGCACAGCCGCTCAAGCCCAGGCGCTGCTGGACTTCACCTCCGGGGTCCGCCTGCTCGAGCAGTTTATGGACCCCGCCACGCCCAGCCAGGCCGCCCGCGCGCTGGCCGAACCCGCCAACCGCGTCACCTCCCACGTGCGCAAGCTCACCGCGGCCGGCCTCCTGCGCGTCGCCCGGCGGCACGGAACGCGCGTCCACGACCAGGTGGCGGCCCATACCTTTCACGTGCCGCGCGTGCTGGTGCCGCTGTCCTAACCGCTCTCGCTGATGAGCCGGCCATGCGGGAACTGACGCGCGGCTACGCGCAGGCCGTCATCGGGTGGCAGACGCGCCGCGACACGCAGACCCCCGAAGTGGACAGCGCCTACCCCACCGTGCAGTTGGACGGCCGCCAGCAGGTGCACACGTCCGAGCCGGAGGTCCGGCCGCCGGACGGCCCGCACCCGCCGTCGATGCGGCTGCGGACAGTCCGACGTCACCGCTGAGCAGTACCGGCAGGCGCAGGACGCGCTGGACCGCCTCCCGACGGACCTCCCGGGCCCAACCGACGGCTCCGGCGGGACGCTCAGCACCTTCGTGGTGCTGAGCTTTGCCGGTGCGCTGCACGACACCTGAGCCGCCCCCTTCCGGCTGTCCACCGTTCAGGCGGGCTGACCGGCCCGCCGAGGAGCACCCATGTTCTCAGAAGCACACGCCCCGGCTGCAGTGAACCACCACACGGCCCTGCTCAAGACCGCCGCCGAGCGTGCCCGGCGCACACCGGCCGTTTCGCTCGGGAGGCGACTGGTGATCTGGCGGTGGGTGCCGGTCCCGCTGCCCTTCCCGGTACGGACGCGCCGGGCCCCGCGCTGACCCAGCTCCGGCCGCAGCTGCGTTCACCCGCGACAACGCAGGCCTGCCGGGTACGGCGGTCGGCACACTGGGCGTCCCGGTGCGAGGTCACCAGGCCGCCACGGCGCCGGGCAACCTTCAGGGCCCGGCAGTGCCAGCGTGGTCCAGTGCTCAGCGGACCCAGTCCCCGCCGCGCATCAGCGGCTCACGCGCCCCACGGTCGGTGATGCCGTCCACGTCCACCTCCGGGCTGCCGAACATCACGTCGACGTGCGTCAGGCTGTCGTTGCCGCCGAGCGCGGCGATGTCGCCCGGGCTCAGGTCGCGGCCGCGCTCGAAGTTCTCGCTGAAGGAGAACCCGAACGCCAGGTGACACGCGACGTTCTCGTCGTACAGGCTGTCCAGGAAGAGGGTGCCGGTCGCCGCGACGGGAGACCGGGTGGAGACCAGGGCGATTTCCCCCAGGAACCGCGCGCCGTCATCGGTGTTGAGCGCCCGCTGCAGGGCCTCCTCGCCCCGCGACGCCCGGGCGTCCACGATGCGGCCGTCCTCGAAGCGCAGTTTGATGTTCTCAACCACCGTGCCGGACAGGCTCAGCGGTGTGGTGGCACGCACCGTCCCGCGCACCCGCGCGCGGTGGGGCGCGGTGAAGACCTCCTCGGTCGGTAGGTTGCCGGCGAACAGCACGCCGGACGGCGTGGGGGAGGCGCCGCCGACCCACAGGTGGGTGTCGGCCAGGCCAACCTCCAGGTCCGTGCCGGGCCCGCGAAAGTGCACGGCCCGGTAGCGGCGCGCGTTCAGCGTGTCGGCGCGGCGCGCCAGGTCCGCCAGGTGGTCCTGCCACGCCCGCAGCGGATCCGGCGCGTCCACCCGGTTGGCCGTGAACACGTCGTTCCACAGCCGCGCGAGGGCCGCGTCGACCGGCAGGTCCGGGAAGACGCGGGCCGCCCAGGCGGCGCTGGGGGCGGCCGCGCGGCACCACGCGAACGCGTTGCTGCGCATCCGTTCGGTGAACGGCTGCAGCGGACCCTGGCGGCCCCGGCGCTCCCGGTCGATCCGGTCCGGGTCGATGTCCGTCAGCAGGGCCGGGTCGTCGGACGTCACGTGCAGGAACGCGTCCCCCCGCTCGGCGGTGTCCCGCCACAGGTCCGCGCGCCACGCTGGGAAGGTGGCGAGCGTCTCGGGCGCGGCCTGCTGGAACCGGATGCGGGTGGTGGCCGCGTCGTTCCAGATGACATTCACCAGCGGCGCGCCCGCGGCGTACGCGTGGCGGGTGATGCGCCGGGCCAGCGGGGCGCATTCC
This window encodes:
- a CDS encoding aminopeptidase, with amino-acid sequence MPLTFEDRLDRYAALLVHIGVNLQPGQRLLLSIDLECAPLARRITRHAYAAGAPLVNVIWNDAATTRIRFQQAAPETLATFPAWRADLWRDTAERGDAFLHVTSDDPALLTDIDPDRIDRERRGRQGPLQPFTERMRSNAFAWCRAAAPSAAWAARVFPDLPVDAALARLWNDVFTANRVDAPDPLRAWQDHLADLARRADTLNARRYRAVHFRGPGTDLEVGLADTHLWVGGASPTPSGVLFAGNLPTEEVFTAPHRARVRGTVRATTPLSLSGTVVENIKLRFEDGRIVDARASRGEEALQRALNTDDGARFLGEIALVSTRSPVAATGTLFLDSLYDENVACHLAFGFSFSENFERGRDLSPGDIAALGGNDSLTHVDVMFGSPEVDVDGITDRGAREPLMRGGDWVR
- a CDS encoding sensor histidine kinase; amino-acid sequence: MRQPVFQEGQLAARKLLSLLQGHSAEDLETLQSTLVVRESCGVEVRAPDRPVQAAATRREAPPAAHLSSPVREALEQAFRVSLLDEGNQDFLSLWRATVITAVHTEGGAGEWADFLNSLTERVRAELPDAPQERFGQLTLRATQMVLDGVHNLRVTLRSQEEQRSLRVARMFATRTSDDLFTAVGEYLDHLKVRRYILALYEPYSQAPAPSARVVLGQGTGVPVDRAPFPSSSLLPSSMASELQRGSVMVAPLYAGDLQFGYLLYDRPDALADEREGILRLYFDDETPLRMISHALLYQHERARTERHAAELEQQVHRRTEQLREANDHLQHSEGRFRSLVQNASDLIMVLDAHLRVLYVSPAVEVVFGHAAPAMLGQQVLDHLPADQHHGVREVVADLVSSGLGSNVRTEFQVLNAAREARWLEGRVTNLLTDPHVQGLVVNARDITEQIRTREALSVSQQQLMSSERLASLGRLTAGLAHEINTPLAATMNYLHVARGLVQEYQGSIGHAGVTDADHQEIASETLAALNEAGKTTARIGEFIRQMRGHTRDTVSGVGSFDPFKLASDTLTMVAHEARAAQVDLHLEFYPLPLRLRGEPGRFTQVLTNLVINAIHACEGRAGARRVDVRFLEQQGGVDLQVQDNGSGIAPEVIGHIFDAMFTTKEAGKGTGLGLAILHDIVHGHFGGTTEVQTEVGTGTVFTVRFPAREGAAQAG
- a CDS encoding LacI family DNA-binding transcriptional regulator yields the protein MKDRVSCPDGEKCQGTVFRMQRLMSDSQTGPAHPPARSVAVITDFVFHYYAARLLAGVKSVLQDHGVPMTVYIGGPLVVGEQGYAQSSAIYSLIRPERHRGALLFSLPLSLRQEPDELLDLVARLAPLPVVSVGRSLPGVVSVEVDNRTGMQALMDHLVGTCGYTHLAFVRGQRGNNDSAERERIFTQTLRRHGLAVDERSFIDGEFSMLRAQEATLAYLESGVSPELQVLVCANDDMAEGVMRGVRAAGKRIPEDIAVVGFDDMELARTTLPPDHRASAGVPGRAAGGPEAAVAASGPLR
- a CDS encoding helix-turn-helix domain-containing protein, with amino-acid sequence MTASFPPPFQVSTAAQAQALLDFTSGVRLLEQFMDPATPSQAARALAEPANRVTSHVRKLTAAGLLRVARRHGTRVHDQVAAHTFHVPRVLVPLS